From one Rhizobium sp. CIAT894 genomic stretch:
- a CDS encoding LLM class flavin-dependent oxidoreductase, whose amino-acid sequence MTRKREIHLGLFLQGAGHHVSGWRHPHAEAGSENFGLLKRVCEIAEAAKFDMVFLADGLTSGVDAHPSTIARFEPLTLLSALAMVTDKIGLAATASTTYGEPYHTARAFASIDHLSHGRAAWNIVTTSYARTANNFSKAHPEHDERYAVAEEFVDVVRGLWDSWDDDAFVKDKQSGVYADPAKLRVLDHKGKYFSVKGPLNIPRAPQGHPILIQAGSSGPGQDLAARTADVVFTAQQSLEEAQAFYRSLKERVARFGRQPDDIAVMPGFLPVIGRTTKEAADKLAELDRWTDIKSAMPLLEERIGHSLAEYDLDGPLPDLPISDQLRSRAELLTALARREDLTIRQLALRVAAGRGHHIVLGTPVEIADRMQQWFESRAADGFNVMPPFFPEGLEDFTQLVVPILQERGLFRREYGGSTLRAHLGLTRPAPISP is encoded by the coding sequence ATGACCCGCAAGAGAGAAATCCACCTGGGCCTGTTCCTGCAAGGGGCCGGCCACCACGTATCCGGCTGGCGTCATCCTCACGCCGAGGCGGGAAGCGAAAATTTCGGTTTGTTGAAGCGCGTATGCGAGATCGCCGAGGCAGCGAAATTCGATATGGTCTTCCTGGCCGACGGATTGACCAGCGGCGTCGATGCGCATCCCTCGACGATCGCCCGTTTCGAACCGCTGACGCTGCTGTCCGCGCTGGCCATGGTGACCGACAAGATCGGGCTGGCGGCAACGGCGTCGACGACCTACGGAGAGCCCTACCACACGGCCCGCGCCTTCGCCTCGATCGACCATCTGAGCCACGGCCGCGCCGCCTGGAATATCGTCACGACCTCCTATGCCCGCACGGCGAACAATTTCTCCAAGGCCCATCCCGAGCATGACGAACGTTACGCCGTGGCCGAGGAATTTGTCGACGTCGTGCGCGGGCTCTGGGACAGTTGGGACGACGATGCCTTCGTCAAGGACAAGCAAAGCGGCGTCTACGCCGACCCCGCCAAGCTCCGTGTCCTCGATCACAAGGGCAAGTATTTCTCCGTCAAGGGACCGCTGAATATTCCGCGTGCACCGCAGGGCCATCCGATCCTGATCCAGGCCGGCTCGTCCGGACCGGGCCAGGACCTTGCCGCCCGCACCGCCGACGTGGTGTTCACCGCGCAGCAGAGCCTCGAAGAGGCGCAGGCTTTTTACAGAAGCCTCAAGGAGCGTGTCGCTCGTTTCGGGCGCCAGCCGGACGACATCGCCGTCATGCCTGGTTTTCTGCCGGTGATCGGCCGCACGACCAAGGAAGCCGCGGACAAACTTGCAGAACTCGACAGGTGGACGGATATCAAAAGCGCCATGCCGCTTCTGGAAGAACGCATCGGCCACAGCCTTGCCGAATACGATCTCGACGGCCCGCTACCCGATCTTCCGATCTCCGACCAGTTGCGCAGCCGCGCCGAACTCCTGACCGCGCTGGCAAGGCGCGAGGATCTGACCATCCGGCAGCTGGCACTGCGCGTTGCCGCCGGCCGCGGCCACCATATCGTCCTTGGCACGCCGGTCGAAATCGCCGACAGGATGCAGCAATGGTTCGAAAGCCGCGCCGCCGATGGCTTCAACGTCATGCCGCCCTTTTTCCCCGAGGGCCTGGAAGACTTCACACAGCTGGTCGTGCCGATCCTGCAGGAGCGCGGCCTGTTCCGCAGGGAATATGGCGGCTCAACGCTTCGCGCACATCTCGGCCTCACGCGGCCTGCGCCAATTTCGCCCTGA
- a CDS encoding MmgE/PrpD family protein — MTRTFAPLTSAFAQAIISSDPSKDPAAMDAARLAIIDFLACAIAGARDNTTGLLAEAVGADLPGEAILIGSARRTDPLAASVVNGYAGHVLDYDDVHASVRGHPTTVIMPALLALAAGRAFSAEALVASYIVGLEAMARLGLSLGSKHYEKGFHATATLGTMGAAAAIAHLKRASAEETAVALGLAATQSSGLRLQFGKDAKPFHAGMAARSGVLSARLAAAGFGGAADFLDNPVGFHSVFAFGAERLSALTENWGSPWQIVAPGLTLKAYPCCTASHPVASLGIDLNREGLRAEAIARITFTYPPGADAALVVSEPTNGIEARFSPEYVFAAALIDGALRLDHFDGQPVAPRLMALAKRAGRRHDEAAPRMSSDPQTRFVIVDIALADGSTIQRRFDGLPGLADPTEKFLDATGRHPAFADIPSLVRTMHSAADLRKLLALLNHDAAQNLV, encoded by the coding sequence ATGACGAGAACATTCGCACCTCTAACCTCGGCATTCGCGCAGGCGATCATCTCCTCGGACCCGTCGAAGGATCCCGCAGCGATGGACGCGGCCCGCCTGGCGATCATCGATTTTCTCGCCTGCGCGATTGCCGGCGCCCGAGACAACACGACCGGCCTTCTGGCTGAAGCCGTCGGCGCCGATCTGCCGGGTGAGGCGATCCTGATTGGCAGCGCGCGCCGAACCGATCCGCTGGCGGCGTCGGTCGTCAACGGCTATGCCGGCCATGTGCTCGACTATGACGACGTGCATGCAAGCGTGCGCGGCCACCCGACGACGGTGATCATGCCGGCGCTGCTGGCGTTGGCCGCCGGGCGCGCGTTTTCCGCCGAGGCGCTGGTCGCCTCCTATATCGTCGGGCTCGAAGCCATGGCGCGGCTGGGATTGTCGCTCGGCTCGAAGCACTACGAGAAGGGTTTCCATGCCACGGCAACGCTCGGCACAATGGGCGCGGCCGCCGCAATCGCCCATCTCAAGCGCGCCTCGGCGGAGGAGACCGCTGTCGCACTCGGCCTTGCGGCAACGCAATCGTCCGGCCTTCGGCTGCAGTTCGGCAAGGACGCCAAACCCTTTCATGCCGGCATGGCAGCGCGATCCGGTGTGTTGTCGGCGCGTTTGGCGGCGGCCGGTTTTGGCGGTGCGGCCGATTTTCTCGATAATCCGGTAGGCTTCCATTCGGTCTTTGCCTTCGGCGCGGAACGCCTGTCCGCCTTGACCGAGAACTGGGGCTCGCCCTGGCAGATCGTCGCGCCCGGGCTGACGCTGAAGGCCTATCCCTGTTGCACTGCCAGCCATCCGGTCGCTTCTCTCGGCATCGATCTCAACCGAGAAGGCCTGCGCGCAGAAGCAATCGCGCGCATCACCTTCACCTATCCGCCCGGTGCGGATGCAGCCTTGGTGGTGAGCGAGCCCACCAACGGGATCGAGGCGCGCTTCAGCCCGGAATACGTGTTCGCGGCGGCCCTGATCGACGGCGCCCTGCGGCTCGATCATTTTGATGGGCAGCCGGTCGCGCCACGGCTGATGGCGCTCGCCAAGCGAGCCGGCCGCCGCCATGACGAGGCCGCGCCGCGCATGTCGAGCGATCCGCAGACCCGCTTCGTGATCGTCGATATCGCGCTTGCCGACGGCAGCACGATACAGCGCCGTTTCGACGGCCTGCCGGGGCTGGCCGATCCGACGGAAAAATTTCTTGACGCGACCGGTCGCCATCCGGCCTTCGCCGACATTCCCTCACTCGTCCGGACCATGCACAGCGCCGCCGACCTTCGAAAACTCCTGGCGCTGCTCAATCACGATGCCGCCCAAAACCTCGTTTGA
- a CDS encoding amino acid ABC transporter ATP-binding protein yields the protein MNTKSDDAIVRLEDVHLSFGQTEVLRGIDLTVNRGNAVSIIGPSGSGKSTILRCINALVTPQRDRITVGGTRVDQLTTESARIALRKRVGIVFQQYNLFPHLTVLDNIVLAPTRILGVAQGEAERLARELLEKVRLSEKAGAYPGQLSGGQQQRVAIARALAMKPELVLFDEVTSALDPETVGEVLWVIRDLIRDGMTSILVTHEMRFAEEISDTVVFTENGRIVDHGSPEEIFHTFDNPRIRQFVGGLAGTRGMERGESI from the coding sequence ATGAACACAAAAAGCGACGACGCGATCGTGCGACTGGAAGACGTCCACCTTTCCTTCGGCCAGACGGAGGTGCTGAGGGGCATCGACTTGACCGTCAACAGGGGCAATGCGGTTTCCATTATCGGCCCATCCGGCTCGGGAAAATCGACGATCCTGCGCTGCATCAACGCGTTGGTGACGCCGCAGCGCGACCGCATCACGGTCGGCGGCACCCGCGTCGACCAGTTGACCACGGAAAGCGCGCGCATTGCGCTGCGCAAGCGCGTCGGCATCGTCTTTCAGCAATATAATCTTTTTCCCCACCTGACGGTGCTGGACAATATCGTGCTGGCTCCGACCCGCATCCTCGGCGTCGCGCAGGGCGAGGCAGAAAGACTTGCACGCGAACTGCTCGAAAAGGTGCGGCTGTCTGAAAAAGCCGGCGCCTATCCCGGCCAGCTTTCCGGCGGCCAGCAACAGCGCGTGGCTATTGCCCGCGCGCTGGCGATGAAGCCGGAACTGGTGTTGTTCGACGAAGTCACCTCGGCGCTCGACCCTGAGACGGTCGGCGAAGTGCTGTGGGTGATCCGCGACCTCATCCGCGACGGCATGACGAGCATCCTGGTGACCCATGAAATGCGCTTCGCCGAGGAGATCAGCGACACCGTCGTCTTCACCGAGAACGGACGCATCGTCGACCACGGCTCCCCTGAAGAAATATTCCATACATTCGACAACCCCCGCATCCGCCAGTTCGTCGGCGGCCTTGCCGGCACGCGCGGAATGGAGCGCGGCGAAAGCATTTAG
- a CDS encoding amino acid ABC transporter permease, translating into MTTVALSEPRKSGRLLRNIGFAALPAVILLWSLADLTLGRELVQWLPYLASGFLMNVVISLSAMTLGTVVGTIFGILQLVPYRPVRYPVVAYVQAFRNAPHLVLIFATTYIFPFEIVVFGNYLPFPDWLKAVIGLAIPASAYVAEITRGAILSIPTTQWEAAKGLGFSRSQALRWIILPQCLRRSLPPWMNILASITMGTSLASLVGVHELLHAATDASTAVRRLDFTIIAYIVVMAAFFTLCYPISRLTRRLERRFNAGSRN; encoded by the coding sequence ATGACGACGGTGGCGCTTTCCGAGCCGCGCAAGAGCGGCCGCCTGCTGCGCAATATCGGCTTCGCAGCACTTCCCGCCGTCATTCTCCTCTGGTCGCTGGCCGATCTCACGCTGGGGCGCGAACTGGTGCAGTGGCTCCCGTATCTCGCCTCCGGCTTCCTGATGAATGTCGTCATCAGCCTCAGCGCGATGACACTGGGAACGGTGGTCGGAACCATATTCGGCATCCTGCAACTGGTGCCCTACAGGCCGGTGCGCTATCCCGTGGTCGCCTATGTTCAGGCCTTCCGCAATGCCCCGCATCTCGTGCTGATCTTCGCCACGACTTATATCTTTCCCTTCGAGATCGTCGTGTTCGGCAACTATCTGCCCTTCCCCGACTGGCTGAAGGCGGTGATCGGGCTTGCCATACCGGCCAGCGCCTATGTGGCCGAGATCACCCGTGGCGCCATCCTTTCGATCCCGACCACGCAATGGGAAGCGGCAAAGGGACTGGGGTTTTCCCGCAGCCAGGCGCTGCGCTGGATCATTCTGCCGCAATGCCTGCGGCGCTCGCTGCCGCCATGGATGAACATATTGGCGTCCATCACCATGGGCACCTCGCTTGCCTCGCTGGTCGGCGTGCACGAACTCCTGCATGCGGCAACCGATGCCAGCACGGCCGTGCGCCGGCTCGATTTCACGATCATCGCCTATATCGTGGTGATGGCCGCCTTTTTCACGCTTTGCTACCCGATCTCCCGCCTGACCCGACGCCTCGAGCGGCGCTTCAACGCGGGCTCCAGGAATTGA
- a CDS encoding amino acid ABC transporter permease, with the protein MWDSGITSLFVDLTNRLGLNYEFLATGYEAEIWRDGFITTLYLIALLIPVSLIAGLLFAACLTSGRLWLSAPVRAFVEITRNTPTLVQLMFSFLVLNTFVSNLVGAQNNPLTPFFWVVAVVGLHIAALHAEAIRAGIEAVPASTVEAARGIGFSKLQILRYVEIPLAFRASLPAMVNNLINLVKLTTVGNAIAVSEITYASIMVWTQRDNVVSLMIVILLFFSIINLVVARVGLWVERKLAVPGYGL; encoded by the coding sequence ATGTGGGATAGCGGCATAACCAGCCTGTTCGTCGACCTGACGAACAGGCTCGGCCTGAATTACGAGTTTCTGGCAACCGGCTACGAGGCTGAGATATGGCGTGACGGTTTCATAACCACGCTCTATCTGATCGCCCTGCTGATCCCGGTCAGCCTGATCGCCGGATTGCTGTTTGCCGCCTGCCTGACATCGGGCAGGCTCTGGCTATCGGCGCCGGTGCGCGCCTTCGTGGAAATCACCCGAAACACGCCGACGCTGGTGCAACTGATGTTCAGCTTCCTCGTTCTCAATACCTTCGTGTCGAACCTGGTCGGCGCGCAGAACAATCCGCTGACGCCGTTCTTCTGGGTGGTGGCAGTGGTCGGGCTGCACATCGCCGCCTTGCATGCCGAGGCGATCCGCGCCGGCATCGAAGCGGTTCCGGCCTCGACCGTGGAGGCGGCGCGCGGCATCGGCTTCAGCAAGCTGCAGATCCTTCGTTACGTCGAAATTCCCCTGGCGTTCCGGGCATCGCTGCCGGCGATGGTCAACAACCTCATCAACCTCGTAAAGCTGACGACGGTTGGCAACGCAATCGCCGTCAGCGAGATCACCTATGCCTCGATCATGGTGTGGACGCAGCGCGACAATGTGGTGTCGTTGATGATCGTCATCCTGCTGTTCTTCAGCATCATCAATCTCGTCGTCGCCCGCGTCGGCCTGTGGGTGGAGCGCAAGCTCGCCGTTCCGGGATATGGCCTATGA
- a CDS encoding transporter substrate-binding domain-containing protein has protein sequence MSHKVLPKALFALSISLLAATQASADATLDRIKARGALTVGVILSGAPFGYIDPTSQTQKGYNLDIAKALADDLGVKLETVTVTPPNRVQFLQQGKVDILIANMQYTEDRAKVLDWVPTPYDRSGGAAVGRKDSGLKDWADLKGKPVCVSQGSNFTQPLIEKYGAEVKGLPSQPESLLALQGGNCVVAVHVGATLGLLLQDRPEDWKDYAILFPTELIPSDSVIWVRKGEKETAETLDKTIRQLHTSGKLLEFAKANRLSNTEYLEQERNTLSASK, from the coding sequence ATGTCACATAAGGTTCTGCCAAAGGCGCTTTTCGCCCTCTCGATTTCGCTGCTGGCGGCAACGCAGGCATCCGCAGATGCTACGCTCGATCGCATTAAAGCCCGCGGCGCCCTCACCGTCGGCGTCATCCTGTCCGGCGCACCCTTCGGCTATATCGATCCGACCTCGCAGACGCAGAAGGGATACAATCTCGATATCGCCAAAGCGCTGGCCGACGATCTCGGCGTCAAACTCGAGACCGTCACCGTCACACCGCCGAACCGGGTGCAGTTTCTCCAGCAGGGCAAGGTCGATATTCTGATTGCCAACATGCAATACACCGAAGATCGCGCCAAGGTCCTCGACTGGGTGCCGACGCCATACGACCGCAGCGGCGGCGCCGCGGTCGGACGCAAGGACAGCGGCCTGAAGGACTGGGCAGATCTTAAAGGGAAGCCGGTCTGCGTTTCGCAGGGGTCGAATTTCACCCAGCCGCTGATCGAAAAATACGGCGCCGAGGTAAAAGGCCTGCCGAGCCAGCCGGAGTCGCTGCTGGCGCTGCAGGGGGGCAATTGCGTGGTCGCGGTGCATGTCGGCGCAACTCTTGGCCTGCTGCTGCAGGATCGCCCTGAGGATTGGAAGGACTACGCCATTCTCTTCCCGACCGAACTGATCCCTTCCGATTCCGTCATCTGGGTTCGCAAAGGCGAAAAGGAAACGGCCGAGACACTCGATAAGACGATCCGGCAGCTTCATACCTCCGGAAAACTGCTGGAGTTTGCCAAGGCGAACAGGCTCAGCAACACCGAATATCTCGAGCAGGAGCGCAACACCCTGTCAGCCAGCAAGTAA
- a CDS encoding TetR/AcrR family transcriptional regulator, whose amino-acid sequence MPFKTAQLSTRGRIIDAISDLFYRRGTYLVGIDEIVRELKIARATLYRHFDGKEGLILTYLSHRHALVSDQLEKLVAGKSGASAIFAIFDSLADKTRSESFRGCAFLIAVTENPGSAAIQDVARTHKVFLRELFGRLVPPSPTRDELGEQLLVVYEGALAASVLRPEARPAEIARKAVAALLQAGGFNEPRDEA is encoded by the coding sequence ATGCCTTTCAAAACTGCCCAATTGTCGACCCGCGGAAGAATAATCGATGCGATCAGCGACCTTTTCTACCGGCGCGGCACCTACCTGGTCGGCATCGACGAAATCGTGCGGGAACTGAAAATTGCCCGCGCCACTCTCTACCGTCATTTCGACGGCAAAGAGGGTCTCATCCTCACCTATCTCAGCCACCGCCATGCCTTGGTCAGCGATCAGCTGGAGAAGCTGGTTGCAGGCAAAAGCGGTGCGTCGGCCATTTTTGCGATCTTCGACAGCCTGGCCGACAAGACGCGCAGCGAAAGCTTCCGGGGCTGCGCCTTCCTCATTGCGGTGACCGAAAACCCCGGCTCGGCAGCGATCCAGGACGTGGCGCGCACGCATAAGGTCTTTCTTCGCGAACTCTTCGGCCGGCTTGTCCCGCCAAGCCCCACCCGAGACGAGCTCGGCGAGCAGTTGCTCGTCGTCTACGAAGGGGCGCTCGCCGCGTCGGTTCTGCGACCGGAAGCGAGGCCGGCGGAGATTGCCCGAAAGGCGGTCGCGGCTCTTCTTCAGGCCGGTGGCTTCAACGAGCCCAGAGACGAGGCATGA
- a CDS encoding polysaccharide deacetylase family protein, protein MHRFFVLACVALTAALSACGTTRQAPDTSIKTASVIAPEGRTLSDRRSEDDEAPRMTGWHHLAGRTLEVSSLADLKLQDKEVILSFDDGPIPGRTDKVLAILDRFGVKGAFMMVGEMAELHPALARKVAENGNAIGSHTYDHANLSSLDFDAAMAEVIKGELAVTKATGTDVSFFRFPYLAESHRLRAAIAMRDMVVMDVDIDSKDYFATTPLSVTQRTMDLLHKRGRGIILMHDIHKRTATMLPTLLSDLEAEGYKVVTLKFKKAQTPNNVVAAADFVTIR, encoded by the coding sequence ATGCATCGCTTTTTCGTCCTGGCCTGCGTCGCCCTCACGGCTGCTCTCTCCGCCTGCGGCACCACCAGACAGGCCCCCGACACCTCGATCAAAACCGCCTCGGTGATTGCGCCGGAGGGACGGACGCTTTCCGACAGGCGCTCCGAGGATGATGAAGCACCGCGCATGACCGGTTGGCACCATCTGGCCGGACGGACGCTGGAGGTTTCCTCGCTCGCCGATCTCAAGCTGCAGGACAAGGAAGTGATCCTGAGTTTCGACGACGGCCCGATCCCGGGCCGGACCGACAAGGTGCTGGCGATCCTCGACCGGTTCGGCGTCAAGGGCGCCTTCATGATGGTCGGCGAAATGGCCGAACTGCATCCGGCGCTCGCCCGCAAGGTCGCCGAGAACGGCAATGCCATAGGCAGTCACACCTATGACCACGCCAACCTGAGTTCGCTCGATTTCGACGCGGCGATGGCCGAGGTGATCAAGGGTGAATTGGCGGTGACCAAGGCGACGGGAACCGACGTCTCCTTCTTCCGCTTCCCCTATCTTGCCGAAAGCCACAGGCTGCGTGCTGCCATCGCCATGCGCGATATGGTGGTCATGGATGTCGATATCGACAGCAAGGACTATTTCGCCACAACGCCGCTCTCCGTGACGCAGCGGACGATGGACCTGCTGCACAAGCGCGGCCGCGGCATCATCCTGATGCACGACATCCATAAACGTACGGCAACCATGCTGCCGACGCTGCTTTCGGATCTCGAAGCCGAGGGCTACAAGGTCGTGACGCTGAAGTTCAAGAAAGCACAGACGCCGAACAACGTCGTCGCCGCTGCCGATTTCGTGACGATCCGGTAG
- a CDS encoding ABC-F family ATP-binding cassette domain-containing protein — protein MITLTDISARIAGRLLLDNASVSLPSGTKAGLVGRNGAGKSTLFRVITGDLGSETGSVSIPKAARIGQVAQEAPATEQSLIEIVLSADKERAALVAEAETATDPHRIAEIQMRLVDIDAHSAEARAASILAGLGFDQAAQARPASSFSGGWRMRVALAAVLFAEPDLLLLDEPTNYLDLEGTLWLEDYVRRYPHTVIIISHDRDLLNNAVNAIVHLDQKKLSFYRGGYDQFERQKAEADELQTKAKAKNEAARKHLQSFIDRFKAKASKARQAQSRVKALERMGTVAAVIEDHVTPITFPEPEKQPASPIVAIQSGAVGYEPGKPILKNLNLRIDNDDRIALLGSNGNGKSTFAKFISGRLAPESGEVKLAPSLKIGFFAQHQLDDLIPEQSPVEHVRRLMPGAPEAKVRARVAQMGLATEKMATAAKDLSGGEKARLLMGLAAFHAPNLLILDEPTNHLDIDSRRALIEALNDYEGAVILISHDRHLIEATVDRLWLVNGGTVTTFEGDMDEYRDLIVTSGKKKEEKPQLIEDATSKAEQRKLNAEKRASLTPLRKKINEIESLTAKLEKQIQALDAELADPVLYEKTPAKAAEKAKQRGEAAAKLAAAEENWLMLSAEYEEAMAG, from the coding sequence ATGATCACGCTCACCGATATTTCCGCCCGCATTGCCGGGCGCCTGCTTCTCGACAATGCCAGCGTTTCGCTGCCTTCGGGCACGAAGGCGGGGCTGGTCGGGCGCAACGGCGCCGGCAAGTCCACGCTGTTTCGCGTCATCACCGGCGATCTCGGCTCGGAGACCGGATCGGTGTCGATCCCGAAGGCGGCACGCATTGGCCAGGTGGCGCAGGAAGCGCCGGCGACCGAGCAATCCCTGATCGAGATCGTGCTTTCAGCCGACAAGGAACGCGCGGCCCTGGTTGCCGAGGCGGAAACGGCGACCGATCCGCACCGCATCGCCGAAATCCAGATGCGCCTTGTCGATATCGACGCGCATTCGGCCGAGGCGCGCGCAGCGAGCATTCTCGCCGGCCTCGGCTTCGACCAGGCGGCGCAAGCCCGCCCCGCCTCTTCCTTCTCCGGCGGCTGGCGCATGCGCGTTGCCCTTGCCGCCGTGCTGTTTGCCGAGCCGGACCTGCTTCTGCTCGACGAACCCACAAACTATCTCGACCTCGAAGGCACGTTGTGGCTGGAGGACTATGTCCGCCGCTATCCGCACACCGTCATCATCATCAGCCACGATCGCGACCTCCTCAACAACGCGGTCAACGCAATCGTCCATCTCGATCAGAAGAAGCTGAGCTTCTATCGCGGCGGCTACGACCAGTTCGAGCGGCAGAAGGCGGAAGCCGACGAGCTGCAGACCAAGGCCAAGGCCAAGAACGAGGCGGCGCGCAAGCATCTGCAGAGCTTCATCGATCGCTTCAAGGCCAAGGCCTCCAAGGCGCGGCAGGCACAATCGCGGGTCAAGGCGCTCGAGCGCATGGGAACGGTCGCCGCGGTGATCGAGGATCACGTCACGCCGATCACCTTTCCCGAGCCGGAAAAGCAGCCGGCTTCACCGATCGTCGCCATCCAGAGCGGCGCCGTCGGCTACGAGCCCGGCAAGCCGATCCTGAAGAACCTCAACCTGCGCATCGATAATGACGACCGCATCGCCCTGCTCGGCTCGAACGGCAACGGCAAATCGACCTTCGCCAAATTCATTTCCGGCCGGCTTGCGCCGGAAAGCGGCGAAGTGAAGTTGGCGCCGAGCCTGAAGATCGGCTTCTTCGCGCAGCACCAGCTCGACGACCTCATTCCCGAGCAGTCGCCGGTGGAGCATGTACGCCGCCTGATGCCCGGCGCACCGGAGGCCAAGGTGCGTGCCCGCGTCGCCCAGATGGGGCTCGCGACCGAGAAGATGGCAACGGCCGCCAAGGATCTTTCCGGCGGCGAAAAGGCCCGCCTGCTGATGGGGCTTGCCGCCTTCCATGCACCCAACCTGCTGATCCTCGACGAACCCACGAACCACCTCGACATCGACAGCCGCCGGGCGCTGATCGAGGCGCTGAACGACTACGAAGGTGCGGTCATCCTGATTTCGCACGACCGTCACCTGATCGAGGCGACGGTCGACCGGCTGTGGCTGGTCAATGGCGGCACGGTGACGACCTTCGAAGGCGACATGGATGAATACCGCGACCTGATCGTTACCTCAGGTAAAAAAAAAGAAGAAAAGCCGCAGCTGATTGAAGACGCGACATCGAAGGCGGAACAGCGCAAGCTCAATGCAGAAAAGCGTGCCTCGCTCACGCCGCTCAGGAAAAAGATCAACGAAATCGAATCCTTGACGGCGAAGCTGGAGAAACAGATTCAGGCGCTTGACGCGGAACTTGCAGACCCTGTTCTCTACGAGAAGACGCCCGCCAAGGCCGCCGAAAAGGCAAAGCAGCGCGGCGAGGCTGCGGCGAAACTGGCTGCCGCCGAGGAAAACTGGCTGATGCTTTCGGCCGAATACGAAGAAGCGATGGCAGGATAG
- a CDS encoding GGDEF domain-containing protein — protein MQNASANALVPREAVRPSPMTDIQRIAQHMARLNVTALPRNYELFHEAIIGRNPGLAQDIAALGSQPQQAMLDELGLKYRLVGHCGLAGETSRNEASRMLRDVAERLAEGLKHKNAFARACGQILKSVSSHEDQSLAAFISEVDYLSASLAAVLSAEMDISARLQDDIKALEVLERGISAMQSATVADKITGLANRIAFNRVISELYEREEGAAGNALVMVDIDNFAELNDRYGTQAGNKLLKKLAALFRKSIKKNDFVARTEADEFAFLFSNVGMQDAMAIAERLRASVEDNLVFATSDKVAPGGLTISIGVALSADAASPGQLQANARVALFAAQSNPRQPVQAFGR, from the coding sequence ATGCAGAATGCAAGCGCAAACGCATTGGTGCCGCGCGAGGCCGTGCGCCCGTCGCCGATGACGGACATCCAGAGGATCGCCCAGCATATGGCGCGCCTGAACGTTACCGCATTGCCACGCAACTACGAACTCTTCCACGAAGCGATCATCGGGCGCAATCCGGGCCTGGCGCAGGATATCGCCGCGTTGGGCTCCCAGCCGCAACAGGCGATGCTCGACGAACTCGGGCTGAAATACCGGCTCGTCGGCCATTGCGGACTGGCGGGCGAGACGTCGCGGAACGAGGCGAGCCGGATGCTGCGCGACGTTGCGGAGAGGCTTGCCGAAGGTCTCAAACACAAGAACGCCTTTGCGCGCGCCTGCGGTCAGATCCTGAAATCGGTCTCGAGCCACGAAGACCAGAGCCTTGCCGCCTTCATCAGCGAGGTCGACTATCTCTCCGCCTCGCTTGCCGCGGTACTTTCGGCGGAAATGGACATCAGCGCCAGGCTTCAGGACGACATCAAGGCGCTGGAAGTGCTGGAACGCGGGATCTCGGCGATGCAATCGGCCACTGTTGCCGACAAAATCACCGGACTGGCGAACCGCATCGCCTTCAACCGCGTGATATCAGAGCTTTACGAGCGCGAAGAAGGTGCGGCCGGCAACGCGCTTGTTATGGTCGATATCGACAATTTCGCTGAGCTCAACGACAGATACGGCACGCAGGCCGGCAACAAGCTTCTGAAGAAGCTCGCCGCCCTCTTCCGCAAATCGATCAAGAAGAACGACTTCGTCGCCCGCACGGAAGCCGACGAATTCGCCTTCCTGTTTTCCAATGTCGGCATGCAGGATGCCATGGCGATCGCCGAGCGCCTGCGTGCTTCGGTCGAAGACAATCTCGTCTTCGCGACATCCGACAAAGTCGCTCCCGGCGGGCTCACCATCTCGATCGGCGTGGCGCTCAGCGCCGATGCCGCATCTCCAGGACAACTTCAGGCCAATGCACGCGTGGCGCTTTTCGCTGCGCAGTCGAACCCGCGCCAGCCGGTGCAGGCCTTCGGCCGCTAA